The DNA sequence CCTCGCCGGCACGAGCGCCCAGTTCTGGGACGCCGACGCCCAGACGAAATCGCTTCGCGTCCTCGCGCACTGGGGCGGCGACGGAGGCGCCGAGGGGCATCGTGCCGTCCCGACCGAGAGCACCGAACACCCCGTCGTCCGCGCCTGGCTCGAGAAGGCGCTCGTCCTCGTCGGAGAGACGGAGGTCGCCGCGCTCTACCCGCCTGCGTCGGGCGCGACGTCCCCGGCGACCCTGCGCGCCGCGGCCGTCCCGCTCCTCTACCAGGACGAACAGATCGGCGTCCTGACGTTCACGTTCCGCTCGCCCGGCAACACCTGGCCTTCGGAGCTCGGCGGGAGGCTCTCCCTCCTCGCCGACGCCGCCGCCGTCGCTCTCCACAACTCGCGGCTCATGAAGATCATCGAGCAGCAGACCGAGCGCGACGGCGTCACCGGTCTCTACAACCAGGGGGCGATCCTGAGGCGGCTCGAGTCGGAGCTGAGGCGCGCGGAGCGGAGCGGACAGCCCCTTTCCGTGGCGCACATCCGTGTGGACGGGCTCGCCGAGGCGGGCCAGCGTTTCGGCGTTCCCTACGGCGATTCGCTCCTGCCGAAGGTGGCGGCGCAGCTCGTCCGGGCGACGCGGTCCGTGAACATCGTCGGACGGGGAAAGGGCGACCGCTTCTGGATCCTCGTCTTCGAGGCGAACAAGGCGACGGCGCAGCGCGCCGCGGAGGCGATCCAGAAGAACTTCATGTCGGCTTTCGACCCGAGGCTCGAGGCGACCGGCCTGAAGTTCTCCCTGACGATCGGGCTCGCGGCCTACCCGGAGGACGCGTTCGACACCGCGAGCCTCCTCTCGCGCGCCGAGGAGGCGCTGGACGACGCGAACCGCGCCGGTCCCGGAACGATCTCCCAGTACGGGGCCCTCGCCGAGGCGGACCTCGGCGACGCGTTCTAGCGCCGAAACCGTTTCACGCGAAGACTTCGACGGGAACGGCGTGCACCGTGAGGCGCGCGACCCGGGCGATGTCCTCGAGGGCATCCGTCGAAAGCGGATGAACTCCCGCTTCCATCGTCTCCCGCGCCACCGTGTAGACCTGCACCGCCGCGAGCGAGCCGCCGGCCCGGACGACGTCGGCGAGCCGGCCGGCCCAGGCCGCGACCTCCGCGGTTGAAGGGATCCCGAGCGCGTCCGAACGGAAGAACATCGACTGGACGACGACGGGGTGCCGGCGCGCGGCGGCGGTGAGGTTCGCCAGGACGCGCGCGAAGGGAACCGACGTGCGGCAGACGGCGCGGTAGAACGGCTCGGTTCCCGCGTCGAGCTTGACCCAGAAGCGGCCGCCGCGGGAGGCGAAGAGGTCGTGGGCCTCCCGCATCTCGGCCCGGCCGAGCCCGGAGCCGTTCGTGATGAGGATCACCGGGACGCCGGAGAGGCCTGCCGCATCCCGCGCGTCGAGCACCACGCGTGCGAGCGGGAGGAACCCGCGGAAGGTGGACGGCTCGCCGTCCCCGGCGAAGGCGACGTCGCGAGGGGCCTCGCCGCCGCCGCGAAGAGCGACCAGCACCGTCGAGAGCTCGGCCGTCACCTCGGAAGCCACGATCGCCGGGCGTCGCACGTGGCGGGCGATCGCGCGCCGGTCGATCACCTCGCAATAGACGCAGTCGAAGTTGCAGGTCTGCTGCGGGTCGAGGTTGATCCCGACGGAAAGACCTCCCGACCGTCGCGAGCGGACGACGTAGACGAAGCGCCGCCCGTTGGCGGCGCGATCGTGACGGTGCGTGACGCGCTTCTCACTCACGAGGGCCCCCGGGTCGTATGCTAAGGCCGAGAAACGAGGACGCCATGGCCGTAACCCCCGGAACCCTCCTGGGTCGATATCGCCTACTCGAGCGCGCGGGCGCCGGCGGAATGTCGGAAGTCTGGCGGGCCGAGGACCAGACCCTCCACCGCACCGTCGCCGTCAAGGTCATCCACGATCCGATCGCCGCGGACCCGACCTTCGCGGAACGCTTCCTCCGGGAAGCGCGCCTCGTGGCGGGGCTCGAGCACCCGAACATCCTCTCCGTCTACGATTTCGGGACGGCGCCCCTCGGGGGCAAGGACGTTTCGTACCTCGTCATGCCCCTGGTCTCCGGGGGCTCGCTGAAGGAGCGGATCCGGGGGCCCGTGCCACCCGCCGAGGCGGTGCCCTGGCTCGCCGCGATCGCGGCCGCCCTCGACCACGCTCATTCGAAGGGGATCCTCCACCGCGACGTCAAGCCGGGGAACGTCCTCCTCGACGCCTCGGGACGACCGCTCCTGGCCGACTTCGGCCTGGCGCGCAGCGCCGACTCGGTGTCGGGGCTCACGGCCACGGGCACGGTGATGGGGACGCCGTCGTACATGGCGCCGGAACAGGCGATGGGGAAGGCGCTCGACGCGCGGGCCGACCAGTACGCCCTCGCCTGCATCGCCTTCGAGATGCTGACGGGGCGCGTTCCCTTCAAGGCGGACACGCCTCTCGCGGTTCTCCACCAGCACGTCAGCGTCCCGCCCGAGCCGGTGACCTCGTTCATCGGAGGGTTGCCCCCGGGCGTCGACGACGTCCTCTCTCGCGGGCTCTCGAAGAACGCCGCCCAGCGCTACGGCAGCTGCACGGAGCTCGTGTCGGCTCTCGCCGCCGTCTTCGGGCTCTCCCTCGGATCGATCGCCGCGACCTCGGCTCCGGTGCGCGCGGTCCCGCCGCCGCCACCGGGAGCGCCCACGATCCACGGCGCGCCGACGTTCCTCGAGGGCCGCCGGGACGCGGCCGTCGAGAGTCTTCCGACGGTGGTTTCCAGGCCCGCCAACGTCGTCTCGGGCGGGAACCTGTCGTCGCCCGAAGCGAAGATGGCCGCCGCGGCCTCGCTTCCGCCACCGCCGCCGGCTGCCCGGCCGAAAAAAGGGCCGAGCCCCGCCGTGCTCGCCGTGGCAGCGGCTCTCGTCCTCGCGGTGCTCGGCGGCGGCGGCTGGTTCGCGTGGTCGCGCCTGGCGCCCGGGAAGGACGGCGACGCCCCGCCCGCGACGGCGTCGACGCTCGCGAGCGTCGAAACGTCCACAGCGCCGGCAGAAGCTCTGCCGTCGGGCGGCGGGGCGAGCGGGGTAGCGGGAACGGTCACGGAAGCGGGGACGGCGGGCTTCGCGTCGGCCGGGTCCGACCCGGCGAAGCCGCCGGACGCCCCTGAATCCCCGGCTGACGCCGGGTCGCCGATGGGGCAGGTCGCGGATACGGGCTCGACGGCCGCTACGACCACGACGGACCCCGCCGAGGGGCGGCCGCCGGCGGCCACGGGAGGCTCGACGATGTCCCGCGGCGAGGACCGGCCGCGGCGTCCTGGCGTGGCGGAGCGCGAGATGACGCAGGCGGATGGAGGAGAGCTGGCGCTTCCGAGGCGCGAGGCTCTCGTGGACGGGGGAAGCTGGTCCCTGGACTCCCGGGTCGAGCGGGCCTACGTCGCCCTCGACACGACCCGGACGAAGGGAACGCTGACCCGGGAGGCCCTCGCCGAGGCCGGGGGTGCGGCACGTGAGATCTCCGCCACCAGCGACGAGCCGGAGGCGTTCTTCATCGATCTCTACACGCGGGCCGGGAGCGCCTTTCTCAACGGTGACAACGCCACGGCGTGGCAGCAGCTCGCCGAGGCCTTCAGGGTCGACGCCGCCGGGGCCGCCGGAGGGCGCGTCCTGCGATTCGTGAGGAAGGTGATGCGCGGGAAGGGGCGGAACCCGGGACCGGACGCGAACTGGATCCTGGGCCTCGCGTTCGGAGACGTGCGGGGCGATCTCGACGAAGAGCTCGAGGCGGCCGCCGAGCGGGCGCCCGGCAACAGGATGGTCCTCTTCGCGCGGGCGCTCCGGGCCGTCGAGGTCCGCGACAGCCGAAAGGCCACGGCGCTCCTCAGGGAAGGCTGCTCGGGCGGCATCGAAGAGGCCTGCCAGCTCCTCGACCGGCGGTAACCCCGGAAACGCGAACGGGCGCGGCGGGGAACCCGCCGCGCCCGCACCTGGCCCTCTCCGACCTCGTCAGTTCTTGATCATGTCGCCGGACTTGAAGCCCGAGCCGCTGACGATCGAAGCCGTCGAGAGGCGGGCGCCCATCACCTTCGTGACCTTCACGCGGCCGACCTTCGTCTCGTCGGAGCCGAGGACCTCACCCGTGTCGGGGTCCTTGATGACGTTGCCGACCCGGTAGACGTCGAACGCGTCGCCTTCCTTGACGCCGGCCTCGGCGCCGACGTTGAGGAAGACCGAGCCCCCCTCGACCTTCGCGATCTTGCCGGCGATTCCGGAGGCGTCTCCCGCGCCGCCGAGGCCCGAGGTCGGGGCCGAGGCTTGCGCCATGGACGCCGCGAGCTTCACGACGACGGGCCTCAGAACCCGATCGAGCTTGCGCTTGTCGTCGACGCCACCGCCGGCGCCCGCGACGTAGACGCTCGCGTCGGAGGTCGTCTCCTTGGCGGTGTCGGCCCAGACGATCTCGCCGGTGGTCGTGTTGATCATCCGGGCGTCGATGGAGGCGTCCATCTTCTGCGAGCCGACGCGCACGGACGGCATGCCGAAGACACCGGGGACCCGGGCGCCCCGGTCGGCGACGCCCAGCTCGGTCAGCGCCCCGGTGACGAGGTACTCGACCCCGAGGAGCTTTCCCGCCTTGACGGCCGTCTTGGGATCGATGTCACCGGAGAGGGAGAGGCCCTTCTCCTGCATGATCGCGGCGAGCTGCTCGCGCTCGATGACGCGGTACTTCCCGCTCTTGACGAGCTCGGTGACGAACATGTCCTGGGCGGCCTCACCGGCGCGGTACCAGCTGTAGTGGGACGTCTTGTCCTTGAACTCGATGACGGCCACCCGCGGCTTGGCTGCGGCTGCCGCGGCGGACGAGGCGACGGCCGCGAGGAGGCCGAGCGCCACGGCGAGGTTCTTCTTCATCAATCGATCCTCCGTACTGCGGGCATTCTCCGCCCGCCCGCTGTCCCCTTCAACCGGCGTGCCGGCCCGGGCGCCGTGCGGCCGGACACGAAAGAGGACGTTCCGTGCCCGGCGGGCGCCGCGCCCGGAGGAAGCGGGAGATCGCCTGCGGTACCCGCCCTCGCGCCGCCGGGACGGCCGGGCTAGACTCCCCGCCCTCGCATGAGCTCCAGACAGAGAACGACCGTCATCCGCAGCTCCGGCAGCTACCTTCCGCCCCAGGTCGTCACGAACGAGATGCTCTCGAGGATCATGGACACCACCGACGCGTGGATCGTCCCGCGGACGGGCATCCGGGAGCGCCGGTTCGTCGCGCCCGGAGTCGGCCCTGCCGAGCTCGCCGAGCACGCGGCCCGAACGGCCCTCGAGAAGGCCGGGTTGACGCCCGGCGACGTCGACCTCGTCATCTTCGCGACGATGACCCCGGACCACTACTTCCCGGGAAGCGGCGGTCTTCTCGCGGCCCGGCTCGGGATGACGAGCACCTTCGCCCTGGACATCCGGATGCAGTGCGCCGGATTCCTCTCCGGCCTGCAGACCGCCGACGCCTTCATCCGTTCGGGGACCTACGACCGGGTCCTTCTCGTGGGCGCCGAGGTCCACTCCGGGCTGATGCCGTGGCCCGAATCCGTCTGGGACGTGATGCTCGGTCGAGGCGAGGGGCCGTGCGACCCCTACTGGTACGAGAGGGCGACCGGGATGCGGGACCGTGCGGTCCTTTTCGGGGACGGCGCGGGCGCGCTGGTCCTCGAGGCGAACGAATCGGGCGACGGCCGCGGCTTCCTCGGCTTCGTCATGAAGACGGACGGCGCCCACTGGGACAAGCTCTACGTTCCCGGCGGCGGCTGCAAGTCACGCCCATATTTCACGCCGGAGATGTTCGACGCCCTCGGGACGATCCCCATCGTCGAGGGCCGGCAGGTCTTCCGCCTCGCGAGCCAGCTGATGCCGGAGGCGGTGCGGGACGTTCTCGCGAAGACGGGCCACGGTCTCGGGGAGCTGGACCTCCTCCTGATGCACCAGGCGAACCTGAGGATCAACGAGTCGGTCCAGAAGGTCCTCGGACTTCCCGACGAGAAGGTCTTCAACAACATCCAGAAGTACGGCAACACGACGGCCGCGACGCTCCCCCTCGTCTACGACGAGGCCGTGGCCGCGGGGCGAATCGGTCCGGGCGCGCTCGTCGGCTTCACGGCCCTCGGCGCAGGCCTGCACTGGGGCGCCGCGGTCGCGCGCATCTGAGCGCTCGGCGCCCTGCGAGAACGGTCAGCGCGTGACGCGCCCCGACCGTGACCTGGAGCCGTCGAGAAGCTCGGCGAAGATGTTGCCGAAGCTCTCGGCCGAAGCCGGGCCGTCGGCCGTGAGGATGCCTGCGGCGATGACGACGGGCTTCTTTTCGTAGCGGGCGCCGCCGTCCTTGAGGGCACGCAGGGCGTCGGGCGTGAGCCAGATCGTCGCCGCCTTCCCTTCGAGGAGGCCCGCCTTCGCGAGGAGCCCGACGCCCAGGGACAGCGCGCCGATGGGCTTGCCGTCGTTGGCGGCCATGCGGAAGAACTTGTGGGCGATACCGTTCTCCCAGAGGTCGACGGAGCCCATGCCCCCCACGACGACGGCCCCGGCGAAATCGGTGGGGCGCGCTTCGACGATGGACATGGCATCCAGGACGAGGCCGCCCTGGCCTGAGGCGGGGCCGGCCAGAAC is a window from the Holophagales bacterium genome containing:
- a CDS encoding radical SAM protein, which produces MSEKRVTHRHDRAANGRRFVYVVRSRRSGGLSVGINLDPQQTCNFDCVYCEVIDRRAIARHVRRPAIVASEVTAELSTVLVALRGGGEAPRDVAFAGDGEPSTFRGFLPLARVVLDARDAAGLSGVPVILITNGSGLGRAEMREAHDLFASRGGRFWVKLDAGTEPFYRAVCRTSVPFARVLANLTAAARRHPVVVQSMFFRSDALGIPSTAEVAAWAGRLADVVRAGGSLAAVQVYTVARETMEAGVHPLSTDALEDIARVARLTVHAVPVEVFA
- a CDS encoding serine/threonine protein kinase; translation: MAVTPGTLLGRYRLLERAGAGGMSEVWRAEDQTLHRTVAVKVIHDPIAADPTFAERFLREARLVAGLEHPNILSVYDFGTAPLGGKDVSYLVMPLVSGGSLKERIRGPVPPAEAVPWLAAIAAALDHAHSKGILHRDVKPGNVLLDASGRPLLADFGLARSADSVSGLTATGTVMGTPSYMAPEQAMGKALDARADQYALACIAFEMLTGRVPFKADTPLAVLHQHVSVPPEPVTSFIGGLPPGVDDVLSRGLSKNAAQRYGSCTELVSALAAVFGLSLGSIAATSAPVRAVPPPPPGAPTIHGAPTFLEGRRDAAVESLPTVVSRPANVVSGGNLSSPEAKMAAAASLPPPPPAARPKKGPSPAVLAVAAALVLAVLGGGGWFAWSRLAPGKDGDAPPATASTLASVETSTAPAEALPSGGGASGVAGTVTEAGTAGFASAGSDPAKPPDAPESPADAGSPMGQVADTGSTAATTTTDPAEGRPPAATGGSTMSRGEDRPRRPGVAEREMTQADGGELALPRREALVDGGSWSLDSRVERAYVALDTTRTKGTLTREALAEAGGAAREISATSDEPEAFFIDLYTRAGSAFLNGDNATAWQQLAEAFRVDAAGAAGGRVLRFVRKVMRGKGRNPGPDANWILGLAFGDVRGDLDEELEAAAERAPGNRMVLFARALRAVEVRDSRKATALLREGCSGGIEEACQLLDRR
- a CDS encoding ketoacyl-ACP synthase III — its product is MSSRQRTTVIRSSGSYLPPQVVTNEMLSRIMDTTDAWIVPRTGIRERRFVAPGVGPAELAEHAARTALEKAGLTPGDVDLVIFATMTPDHYFPGSGGLLAARLGMTSTFALDIRMQCAGFLSGLQTADAFIRSGTYDRVLLVGAEVHSGLMPWPESVWDVMLGRGEGPCDPYWYERATGMRDRAVLFGDGAGALVLEANESGDGRGFLGFVMKTDGAHWDKLYVPGGGCKSRPYFTPEMFDALGTIPIVEGRQVFRLASQLMPEAVRDVLAKTGHGLGELDLLLMHQANLRINESVQKVLGLPDEKVFNNIQKYGNTTAATLPLVYDEAVAAGRIGPGALVGFTALGAGLHWGAAVARI
- a CDS encoding DJ-1/PfpI family protein: MTQNLKGLKVLFLVAPKGFQDEELEKPRRILEAAGAEVVVASVLAGPASGQGGLVLDAMSIVEARPTDFAGAVVVGGMGSVDLWENGIAHKFFRMAANDGKPIGALSLGVGLLAKAGLLEGKAATIWLTPDALRALKDGGARYEKKPVVIAAGILTADGPASAESFGNIFAELLDGSRSRSGRVTR